In Mycolicibacterium nivoides, the DNA window GCTGCGCGCCGGCGGCTTCAAACACCGCGCCAAGGTGGAGATCCGGTGGGTGGCCTCCGATGACTGCGAGACCGACCTCGGTGCGGCGGCCGCGCTGTCCGATGTCGACGGGGTGCTGATTCCGGGCGGTTTCGGCATCCGCGGCATCGAAGGCAAGCTCGGGGCCATCTCGTTCGCCCGCAAGCGCGGCCTGCCGGTGCTGGGACTGTGTCTGGGATTGCAGTGCATCGTGATCGAGGCGGCGCGGTCGGTCGGTATCGCCGGTGCCAACTCCGCCGAGTTCGATCCGAAGACGGTGGACCCGGTGATCTCCACGATGGCCGATCAGAAGGACGCCGTCGCCGGCGAGGCAGACCTGGGCGGCACCATGCGGCTGGGTGCGTATCCCGCAGTCCTGGAAGCGGGATCGATTGTGGCCCAGGCCTATCAGGCGACCGAGGTGTCCGAGCGGCACCGGCACCGCTACGAGGTCAACAACGCCTACCGGGACCGGATCGCCGAGAGCGGGCTGCGGTTCAGCGGCACCTCGCCCGACGGGCACCTGGTGGAGTTCGTGGAGTACGACTCGAAGATCCATCCGTTCCTGGTCGGGACACAGGCCCATCCCGAGCTCAAGAGCCGGCCGACGCGGCCGCATCCGCTGTTCGCCGCGTTCATCGGCGCGGCGCTGGACTACAAGGCCGAAGAGCGGTTGCCCGGCATGGACCTTCCCGAGGATTTCGCCGAGGAGGCCGGGGAAGTGGAAGCCGGCGGAAGTCCTGTCGACGACGCCGAAGCCGCTTCACTTGGCTGAACACGACTTCGAGACCCTGGCCAGCGAAACCGTCTACGTCGGAAACATTTTCGCGCTGCGCGCGGATGAGGTCAGCATGCCCGGCGGCGGTTCGGCCCGGCGCGAGGTCGTCGAGCATTACGGCGCGGTGGCCGTGGTGGCACTCGACGAGGACGGCAACGTGGTGCTGGTGTATCAGTACCGGCATCCGCTGGGCCGTCGGCTCTGGGAACTGCCCGCCGGCCTGCTCGACCTCGGTGGGGAGCCTCCCGAGGTGACCGCGGCCCGTGAACTCGTCGAAGAGGTCGGTCTCAGAGCCGATCACTGGCGGGTGCTGGTGGATCTCGATTCGACGCCGGGGTTCTCCGACGAGAGTGTGCGGATCTTCCTGGCCACCGGGCTGACCGACGTCGGACGCCCCGAGGCCGAGCACGAGGAAGCCGACATGGTGGTCGAACGGGTGCCGTTGCAGGAAGCCGTCCGTCGGGTGTTCTCCGGCGACATCGTGAACGGCATTGCGGTGGCAGGCATTCTGGCGGCGCACGCGATGCCCGATGGGGAGGCGTTACGACCGGTCGAGGCGCCGTGGACCGACCGGCCGACAGCGTTCAGGCGGCGAAAAGGCTTGCTATGACGACGCCGTC includes these proteins:
- a CDS encoding NUDIX domain-containing protein, translated to MAEHDFETLASETVYVGNIFALRADEVSMPGGGSARREVVEHYGAVAVVALDEDGNVVLVYQYRHPLGRRLWELPAGLLDLGGEPPEVTAARELVEEVGLRADHWRVLVDLDSTPGFSDESVRIFLATGLTDVGRPEAEHEEADMVVERVPLQEAVRRVFSGDIVNGIAVAGILAAHAMPDGEALRPVEAPWTDRPTAFRRRKGLL